The genomic DNA TGGGCATAGGTGCACAGCTGATGAAGAGACTTGATGGGCCAtgaagggaggaagaagggctATGtaggtggccgagcgagagagagcagTGAACGAGCCGGCCAACTGGGAGGCTAACCAACTAACCCGTAACACCGCCCTTCAGCCGATCCTATAACATGATGCCCGTAATCCTAGCCCTTGTTTTCCTACCTAGTATTTtccccttgccttgcctgccttgaGAAAGGGACTTTTTAAGGATGCCGCGTTCGTCCGTGCTACCCTGCACCGACCTTGTTCTGCTCCGGATCGGCCCTTGTATAGCTCCGGGATCTGTTGCGCGTCGGTCGGTATGAGCGTGTGTGTTAGCACTTACGGCCGGTACTACGTGGTGTGTGGTATTACATGCAGAACGGTGCAAGTTATCCGTGTTTGGCGATGAGATTCTGGCAGCAGGGTCATCGCGCATGACCCGATCCCACCAACACCAGGCACGTGCTGACCGTTCGACGTCATCACTACCCGTTCGGCGAACGTGAATGGTCAGCTACGAATATACCCGATAGAAAAACTGAAAGGTAGAAATGAAAGCCCTGCGCAGGTGTGGACGACTATTCCCGAACACACTCATGTGGCGTCTGACGTCGAGGCAACTTGAGTGCCGAGCCGACTGTGCCAGTCGCACGGCTCGTCGGGTTGAtgtggccgcggcggcatggtgCACGTGGTACCGGCTCCCTCGTCACAAGGaacgggagggagggtaCGGGACGAGAGCGAGCATGGACCACGCGCCGACATGCTGACCGTCAGGGACGCGTCGTCATGCTTTCATATGTAGGATATTGGGTGACGTGCTGTAGGTTAGTACCGAGCAGGTATGTCTAGCCAGGCAGCAAACCATGAGCTGCTTGGTAGCCGCGTCTACACCTGCCGGCCTGCGCTCTGCGAGGCAAACAtgtcccagcccagcccagcccagcccagcctagcccagccgcctcggGGGATCGTATTCAGGAGTCACGTCGGGCCACACGGCATGCAGGACCGGgacctgctgcagcaggagacagagagagagagagagagcgagcagggccacgcaggcaggcagttgTGACCGAAACACGCGTTTGAGCGAGGCGTTTGAGCAAGTTGATGTAACCTGGGCATCGCTTAAGTGCTACCACTTCATAGTTACGCGAAGGGATGGCCACGGGAGGCAGCAGGGCTGCATGGCGAGATTCTCGAAAGACGCAGGACCTGATCAGAGAGTCAGGGCGTGAGCACCGACTGGCCAAAGGACCGCAAGGTTTCGGGGCACACGCTGGAAAGATGGAAGCGGTGAAGCGCCTTTCGCATTTCgggtcggcgaggcgtcgGGGTCGAGTCGCCACCCCCAGAGGACCGACTCAGTCGTGATGACGTCCCTGGGggccgctgctcgaggtcTCCATCTCGGCAAATGCAGGTAACGTACCAGGCAAGCCAAGGCGGTGGCGATACTTCgcaggtacttcgtacattgAGGTGCCTCCCTCACAAACAGACGCTGGTGTGTCGCGGCCGTCCAGTAAAAATAGCGGCGTTTGTGGCTTCCAGCGCTCGCTGCACGCATTGCCCCCAGTGACTGGCCGCAACGGCAGCACCGCAGCCGCATGTGGGCCGCGCCTGCACCCGCCCACTGGCCAtgcccccatccccccccaATGCCCTTCAAGGAAAAATTTGACCCTTCTGCCTTTTGGGCACTAGCCTCTTTCTAGCCACTCACCACCCTCCAACCAAtttttttccccttcccTTTCGCCTCCTCCACAGGCTCGCTCTCTCCCGTCCCTTTTCTTCTCCCACAACCTCTCAAACCCCCCCATCAAAACACTCCATCCTCCATCCCCCCTCATCTCGCCATTTCTCCCAGACGTCCCCTCGTCTTTCCTTGGTCTTTCCTTTGAAGATTCTGCGTGCTTCTTCGAGGGATACTGCAGGCACACTCCCCCGCGTGTGTTCGATCGATCATAATACTTGGAGGAAGAAAAATCGAGAGCATAGCACTCTGTTTTCCTTCCTTTGCATCGCGTTCTCTCCTGTCGCTTTCGTGCAGACAGGCCTCTATTTCACTCTCTTCCGATTTCAGAGGGTGAATTTTTCTTCATCAAACGACCGACTTTTCGTCGAAACGGCCAACACGCGCACCTACTCGATTCTCGAGACCTCAGCTTGACCCGACCCTTTACTGAAACCCAACTGTCTCAACATGGCGGATCAACTCAACATGGGCGGCCTCAACCTCGGCCCCGAGGGCCAGGGCCCTGGCCAGCAGCGATCGTACATTCCGCCTCATATGCGCAACCGTCCTGGACCTCCTCCTGGCCCCCCCGCTGGCCCTCCTGCCGGTGTTCCCGCCGGCGTTCCCGCCGGCCCTCCCACCGGTCCTCCCATGAACGGCACTCCCGCTCCCAACGGCGCTCCCAACGGAGCCCCTAACGGACTCGGTAACAGCTCATGGGCTGCCAAGTGAGTTGTTCCCCCCCTCAGCTCGATCCGACATCATCAGTGGACTGACAAACGAATAGCCAGGGCTATGGTGGCCGCCAAGGCGGTGGCAACTGGAGCAACGGTCCCGACggaccccctcccctgcagggcggcaaccgtcgcggcggcggctggggtgGTCGTGGAGGCTactctggcggcggcggcggcggctatgAGGGCCATGGCAGCTCTAACCGTGGCTCCGGCGACGGACAGTGGCGCGACGGCAAGCACGTTCCTGGCCCGGCTAACCCCCGTGTCGAGCGCGAGCTCTTCGGCACTCCGGACGACCCCTCCAAGCAACACACCGGCATCAACTTCGAGAAGTACGATGATATCCCCGTTGAGGCTTCTGGCCACGACGTCCCCGACCCCGTCAACCAGTTCACCACGCCCCCCTTGGATGAGCACCTTTGCCGCAACATCGAGCTGGCCCACTACAAGGTCCCCACCCCCGTCCAGAAGTACTCCATCCCCATCGTGATGGGCGGCCGAGACCTCATGGCCTGTGCCCAGACTGGTTCTGGCAAGACTGGTGGCTTCCTCTTCCCCATCCTCTCTCAGGCCTTCCTCAACGGTCCTTCTGCTGTCCcggccggcgctgctggccagtTCGGTCGCCAGCGCAAGGCCTACCCCACCTCTCTGATCCTGGCTCCCACTCGTGAGCTGGTTTCTCAGATCTACGACGAGTCCCGCAAGTTTGCCTACCGCTCTTGGGTTCGCCCTTGCGTCGTCTACGGTGGTGCCGATATTGGCTCCCAGCTTCGTCAGATCGAGCGCGGTTGCGATCTTCTTGTTGCCACCCCCGGCCGATTGGTGGACCTCATAGAGCGAGGCCGCATCTCCCTGTGCAACATCAAGTAcctggtcctcgacgaggctgacCGCATGCTTGACATGGGTTTCGAGCCCCAGATCCGCCGCATTGTCGAGGGTGAGGACATGCCCATGGTCGCCAACCGCCAGACTCTCATGTTTTCGGCCACCTTCCCCCGCGACATCCAgatgctcgcccgcgactTCCTCAAGGACTATATCTTCCTTTCCGTGGGCCGCGTTGGCTCGACCTCGGAGAACATTACGCAGAAGGTTGAGTTTGTCGAGGACATCGACAAGCGCTCTGTCCTGCTCGACATCCTCCACTCTCACGCTGGCGGCCTGACGCTCATCTTCGTCGAGACCAAGCGCATGGCTGATTCGCTCTCCGACTTCCTCATCAACCAGAGCTTCCCTGCCACGTCCATTCACGGAGATCGCACACAGCGTGAGCGTGAGCGCGCCCTGGAGTTCTTCCGCAACGGCCGCTGCCCCATCATGGTCGCgactgccgttgccgcccgtGGTCTTGATATCCCCAACGTCACCCACGTCATCAACTATGACCTCCCCACCGACATTGACGACTACGTCCACCGCATTGGTCGTACTGGTCGTGCAGGCAACACGGGTATCGCAACCGCCTTCTTCAACCGCGGAAATCGGGGCGTCGTTCGCGAGCTTATGGAGCTGCTGAAGGAAGCCAATCAGGAGGTCCCGCCCTTCCTCGAGGCTATCGCCCGCGAGTCTTCTtttggcggtggtggtggccgtggtggccgctcccgcggcggcggcggtcgtggcgGCAATGCCAACCGCGATTTCCGCaagtttggcggcggcggcggcggcggcggtttcGGTGGtggctttggcggcgcgccccaGAGCGCTGGCtatggcggtggtggcggtggttTCGGCGGTCCTCAGGGAGGCTCCGGCtacagcggcggcggcggtggctacGGAGGTGGtggctacggcggcggcggctacggcaaccctggcggcgccggtgcccAGTCCTGGTGGTAACTTGCTCTCAACCACTTTTTTGTCG from Purpureocillium takamizusanense chromosome 4, complete sequence includes the following:
- the DED1_1 gene encoding RNA helicase (EggNog:ENOG503NUJV~COG:A) — encoded protein: MADQLNMGGLNLGPEGQGPGQQRSYIPPHMRNRPGPPPGPPAGPPAGVPAGVPAGPPTGPPMNGTPAPNGAPNGAPNGLGNSSWAANQGYGGRQGGGNWSNGPDGPPPLQGGNRRGGGWGGRGGYSGGGGGGYEGHGSSNRGSGDGQWRDGKHVPGPANPRVERELFGTPDDPSKQHTGINFEKYDDIPVEASGHDVPDPVNQFTTPPLDEHLCRNIELAHYKVPTPVQKYSIPIVMGGRDLMACAQTGSGKTGGFLFPILSQAFLNGPSAVPAGAAGQFGRQRKAYPTSLILAPTRELVSQIYDESRKFAYRSWVRPCVVYGGADIGSQLRQIERGCDLLVATPGRLVDLIERGRISLCNIKYLVLDEADRMLDMGFEPQIRRIVEGEDMPMVANRQTLMFSATFPRDIQMLARDFLKDYIFLSVGRVGSTSENITQKVEFVEDIDKRSVLLDILHSHAGGLTLIFVETKRMADSLSDFLINQSFPATSIHGDRTQRERERALEFFRNGRCPIMVATAVAARGLDIPNVTHVINYDLPTDIDDYVHRIGRTGRAGNTGIATAFFNRGNRGVVRELMELLKEANQEVPPFLEAIARESSFGGGGGRGGRSRGGGGRGGNANRDFRKFGGGGGGGGFGGGFGGAPQSAGYGGGGGGFGGPQGGSGYSGGGGGYGGGGYGGGGYGNPGGAGAQSWW